Proteins from one Juglans microcarpa x Juglans regia isolate MS1-56 chromosome 1S, Jm3101_v1.0, whole genome shotgun sequence genomic window:
- the LOC121247086 gene encoding protein TOPLESS isoform X2, translated as MSSLSRELVFLILQFLDEEKFKETVHKLEQESGFFFNMKYFEDEVHNGNWDEVEKYLSGFTKVDDNRYSMKIFFEIRKQKYLEALDKHDRSKAVDILVKDLKVFATFNEELFKEITQLLTLENFRENEQLSKYGDTKSARAIMLVELKKLIEANPLFRDKLQFPNLKNSRLRTLINQSLNWQHQLCKNPRPNPDIKTLFVDHTCGQPNGARAPSPANNPLLGSLPKAGGFPNLGAHGPFQPTPAPVPTPLAGWMSNPATVNHPAVSGGAIGLGAPSIPAALKHPRTPPTNPTVEYPSGDSDHVSKRTRPMGISDEVNLPVNVLPVTFPGHSHGQAFNAPDDLPKTVSRTLNQGSSPMSMDFHPLQQTILLVGTNVGDIGLWEVGSRERLVLKNFKVWDLSICSMPLQAALVKDPGVSVNRVIWSPDGSLFGVAYSRHIVQIYSYHGNDDVRQHLEIDAHIGGVNDIAFSHPNKQPCVITCGDDKSIKVWDAATGLKQYTFEGHEAPVYSVCPHYKENIQFIFSTALDGKIKAWLYDNLGSRVDYDAPGRWCTTMAYSADGTRLFSCGTSKDGESFIVEWNESEGAVKRTYQGFRKRSLGVVQFDTTKNRFLAAGDDFSIKFWDMDNVQLLTTVDADGGLPASPRIRFNKDGTLLAVSANENGIKVLANTEGIRMLRTLENPSYDASRTSEAVAKPTINPISAAAAAATSAGLADRGVSVVAIAGMNGDVRNFGDVKPRIAEESNDKSKIWKLTEINEPSQCRSLRLPENLRVTKISRLIYTNSGNAVLALASNAIHLLWKWQRSDRNSSGKATASVSPQLWQPPSGILMTNDVSETSPEEAVPCFALSKNDSYVMSASGGKISLFNMMTFKTMTTFMPPPPAATFLAFHPQDNNIIAIGMDDSTIQIYNVRVDEVKSKLKGHSKRITGLAFSHALNVLVSSGADAQLCVWNSDGWEKQKARYLQLPAGRAPAQSDTRVQFHQDQAHFLVVHETQLAIYETTKLDCVKQWVPRESAPISYATFSCDSQLVYASFLDATVCVFSAANLRLRCRINPSSYLPASVSSNVQPLVIAAHPQEPHQFAMGLSDGGVHVFEPLESEGKWGVPPPVENGSASSLPATPVGASGSDQAQR; from the exons ATGTCGTCGCTTAGTAGAGAGCTTGTGTTCTTGATCTTACAGTTTCTTGACGAGGAGAAGTTCAAAGAGACCGTTCACAA GCTTGAACAGGAATCTGGGTTTTTCTTCAATATGAAATACTTTGAGGATGAGGTGCATAATGGGAATTGGGATGAGGTTGAGAAGTACCTATCCGGGTTCACAAAAGTGGATGACAATCGGTattcaatgaaaatattttttgagataaggAAGCAGAAGTATCTTGAGGCATTGGATAA GCATGATCGTTCCAAGGCTGTGGATATATTagttaaagatttgaaagtTTTTGCCACATTTAATGAAGAGCTTTTCAAGGAAATCACCCAGCTCTTGACATTGGAGAATTTTAG GGAAAACGAACAACTTTCCAAATATGGAGATACCAAATCTGCCAGAGCAATCATGTTGGTAGAGCTCAAGAAGCTAATTGAAGCAAATCCTTTATTCCGTGACAAATTGCAATTCCCAAACCTTAAAAATTCACGGTTACGGACTCTCATCAACCAGAG CTTGAATTGGCAGCACCAACTATGTAAAAACCCTCGGCCAAATCCAGATATAAAAACCCTATTTGTGGATCACACTTGTGGACAACCAAATGGTGCACGAGCTCCATCTCCTGCAAACAATCCACTGCTTGGATCCTTACCAAAAGCTGGGGGTTTCCCTAACCTAGGTGCACATGGG CCTTTTCAGCCTACACCAGCACCAGTTCCAACACCCCTTGCAGGTTGGATGTCCAATCCTGCCACTGTAAATCATCCGGCAGTTTCAGGAGGGGCTATTGGTCTTGGTGCTCCATCAATCCCTG CTGCTCTGAAGCATCCAAGGACTCCTCCAACCAACCCTACTGTAGAGTACCCATCTGGGGATTCTGACCATGTTTCTAAAAGAACAAGACCGATGGGAATTTCTGATGAG GTAAATTTGCCTGTCAATGTTTTGCCAGTAACATTTCCTGGTCATAGTCATGGTCAGGCTTTCAATGCACCCGATGACTTGCCAAAGACTGTCTCAAGGACCTTAAATCAAGGATCGTCTCCCATGAGCATGGATTTTCATCCTCTTCAACAGACCATACTTCTTG TTGGTACCAATGTTGGGGACATAGGTTTATGGGAAGTTGGTTCGAGGGAGCGGTTGGTTTTGAAGAACTTCAAAGTTTGGGATCTTAGTATATGTTCAATGCCACTGCAG GCAGCTTTAGTTAAAGATCCAGGCGTATCTGTTAATCGTGTGATTTGGAGCCCTGACGGTTCTTTATTTG GAGTTGCATACTCCAGGCACATTGTTCAAATATATTCTTATCATGGGAATGATGATGTACGGCAGCACCTGGAG ATTGATGCCCACATTGGTGGAGTAAATGACATAGCATTCTCCCATCCAAATAAGCAACCTTGTGTGATAACCTGTGGTGATGATAAGAGCATCAAG GTATGGGATGCTGCTACTGGTTTAAAGCAGTATACTTTTGAAGGTCATGAAGCTCCTGTTTATTCCGTCTGTCCCCACTATAAGGAAAACATTCAG TTTATCTTTTCAACAGCACTGGATGGAAAGATCAAAGCATGGCTGTACGACAACTTGGGATCTCGAGTTGATTATGATGCTCCTGGTCGCTGGTGCACAACAATGGCTTACAGTGCTGATGGTACTAG GCTCTTTTCGTGTGGGACAAGTAAAGATGGGGAATCATTTATTGTTGAATGGAATGAAAGCGAAGGGGCAGTTAAAAGGACCTATCAAGGATTCCGCAAACGTTCTCTGGGTGTTGTGCAATTTGATACAACCAAAAACCGGTTTTTGGCTGCTGGTGATGATTTCTCAATCAAATTCTGGGATATGGACAATGTTCAACTTTTGACAACTGTTGATGCTGATGGAGGCCTCCCA GCAAGCCCACGTATCCGCTTTAACAAGGATGGGACTCTGTTGGCTGTTTCTGCTAATGAGAATGGAATCAAGGTTTTAGCAAATACAGAAGGTATTAGGATGCTACGTACATTGGAAAATCCTTCTTATGATGCATCGAGAACATCTGAAGCTGTGGCGAAG CCGACAATAAACCCAATTTCAGCTGCTGCAGCAGCTGCTACTAGTGCTGGACTTGCGGACAGAGGTGTCTCTGTGGTTGCTATTGCTGGAATG AATGGGGATGTCCGGAACTTTGGGGACGTGAAACCTAGAATCGCAGAAGAATCCAATGACAAATCCAAGATCTGGAAGCTCACTGAAATCAATGAACCATCTCAATGCCGATCCTTGAGGCTTCCCGAAAACTTGAGAGTAACCAAG ATATCAAGGTTAATCTATACGAATTCAGGAAATGCTGTTCTAGCATTAGCATCAAATGCCATTCATCTGCTCTGGAAATGGCAGCGCAGTGATCGTAATTCTTCTGGAAAG GCAACTGCCAGTGTGTCACCTCAATTATGGCAACCACCAAGTGGAATTCTAATGACCAATGATGTTTCTGAAACTAGTCCTGAAGAGGCTGTGCCCTGCTTTGCTTTGTCCAAGAATGATTCGTATGTTATGTCAGCATCTGGAGGAAAAATCTCCTTGTTCAATATGATGACATTTAAG ACAATGACAACTTTCATGCCACCACCACCTGCGGCTACATTTCTTGCCTTCCATCCTCAAGATAACAACATTATTGCCATTGGCATGGATGATTCCACAATTCAGATATACAACGTTCGCGTAGATGAA GTTAAGAGCAAGTTAAAAGGACACTCGAAAAGAATAACTGGCCTTGCCTTTTCTCATGCACTGAATGTGCTAGTTTCATCTGGAGCGGATGCTCAG cTCTGTGTATGGAACTCTGATGGATGGGAAAAGCAGAAGGCTAGATACTTGCAGCTTCCTGCTGGAAGGGCTCCAGCACAATCAGACACACGTGTACAGTTCCATCAGGACCAGGCACATTTTCTGGTTGTACATGAAACTCAGCTTGCAATATACGAAACAACAAAACTAGATTGCGTAAAGCAG TGGGTCCCACGTGAATCTGCCCCCATCTCTTATGCGACATTCTCATGTGATAGCCAGTTGGTATATGCCAGCTTCTTAGATGCAACAGTCTGTGTGTTTAGTGCTGCAAATTTGAGACTACGATGTCGGATCAATCCTTCTTCTTATCTTCCTGCCAGCGTCAG
- the LOC121247086 gene encoding protein TOPLESS isoform X1, whose translation MSSLSRELVFLILQFLDEEKFKETVHKLEQESGFFFNMKYFEDEVHNGNWDEVEKYLSGFTKVDDNRYSMKIFFEIRKQKYLEALDKHDRSKAVDILVKDLKVFATFNEELFKEITQLLTLENFRENEQLSKYGDTKSARAIMLVELKKLIEANPLFRDKLQFPNLKNSRLRTLINQSLNWQHQLCKNPRPNPDIKTLFVDHTCGQPNGARAPSPANNPLLGSLPKAGGFPNLGAHGPFQPTPAPVPTPLAGWMSNPATVNHPAVSGGAIGLGAPSIPAALKHPRTPPTNPTVEYPSGDSDHVSKRTRPMGISDEVNLPVNVLPVTFPGHSHGQAFNAPDDLPKTVSRTLNQGSSPMSMDFHPLQQTILLVGTNVGDIGLWEVGSRERLVLKNFKVWDLSICSMPLQAALVKDPGVSVNRVIWSPDGSLFGVAYSRHIVQIYSYHGNDDVRQHLEIDAHIGGVNDIAFSHPNKQPCVITCGDDKSIKVWDAATGLKQYTFEGHEAPVYSVCPHYKENIQFIFSTALDGKIKAWLYDNLGSRVDYDAPGRWCTTMAYSADGTRLFSCGTSKDGESFIVEWNESEGAVKRTYQGFRKRSLGVVQFDTTKNRFLAAGDDFSIKFWDMDNVQLLTTVDADGGLPASPRIRFNKDGTLLAVSANENGIKVLANTEGIRMLRTLENPSYDASRTSEAVAKPTINPISAAAAAATSAGLADRGVSVVAIAGMNGDVRNFGDVKPRIAEESNDKSKIWKLTEINEPSQCRSLRLPENLRVTKISRLIYTNSGNAVLALASNAIHLLWKWQRSDRNSSGKATASVSPQLWQPPSGILMTNDVSETSPEEAVPCFALSKNDSYVMSASGGKISLFNMMTFKTMTTFMPPPPAATFLAFHPQDNNIIAIGMDDSTIQIYNVRVDEVKSKLKGHSKRITGLAFSHALNVLVSSGADAQLCVWNSDGWEKQKARYLQLPAGRAPAQSDTRVQFHQDQAHFLVVHETQLAIYETTKLDCVKQWVPRESAPISYATFSCDSQLVYASFLDATVCVFSAANLRLRCRINPSSYLPASVSSSNVQPLVIAAHPQEPHQFAMGLSDGGVHVFEPLESEGKWGVPPPVENGSASSLPATPVGASGSDQAQR comes from the exons ATGTCGTCGCTTAGTAGAGAGCTTGTGTTCTTGATCTTACAGTTTCTTGACGAGGAGAAGTTCAAAGAGACCGTTCACAA GCTTGAACAGGAATCTGGGTTTTTCTTCAATATGAAATACTTTGAGGATGAGGTGCATAATGGGAATTGGGATGAGGTTGAGAAGTACCTATCCGGGTTCACAAAAGTGGATGACAATCGGTattcaatgaaaatattttttgagataaggAAGCAGAAGTATCTTGAGGCATTGGATAA GCATGATCGTTCCAAGGCTGTGGATATATTagttaaagatttgaaagtTTTTGCCACATTTAATGAAGAGCTTTTCAAGGAAATCACCCAGCTCTTGACATTGGAGAATTTTAG GGAAAACGAACAACTTTCCAAATATGGAGATACCAAATCTGCCAGAGCAATCATGTTGGTAGAGCTCAAGAAGCTAATTGAAGCAAATCCTTTATTCCGTGACAAATTGCAATTCCCAAACCTTAAAAATTCACGGTTACGGACTCTCATCAACCAGAG CTTGAATTGGCAGCACCAACTATGTAAAAACCCTCGGCCAAATCCAGATATAAAAACCCTATTTGTGGATCACACTTGTGGACAACCAAATGGTGCACGAGCTCCATCTCCTGCAAACAATCCACTGCTTGGATCCTTACCAAAAGCTGGGGGTTTCCCTAACCTAGGTGCACATGGG CCTTTTCAGCCTACACCAGCACCAGTTCCAACACCCCTTGCAGGTTGGATGTCCAATCCTGCCACTGTAAATCATCCGGCAGTTTCAGGAGGGGCTATTGGTCTTGGTGCTCCATCAATCCCTG CTGCTCTGAAGCATCCAAGGACTCCTCCAACCAACCCTACTGTAGAGTACCCATCTGGGGATTCTGACCATGTTTCTAAAAGAACAAGACCGATGGGAATTTCTGATGAG GTAAATTTGCCTGTCAATGTTTTGCCAGTAACATTTCCTGGTCATAGTCATGGTCAGGCTTTCAATGCACCCGATGACTTGCCAAAGACTGTCTCAAGGACCTTAAATCAAGGATCGTCTCCCATGAGCATGGATTTTCATCCTCTTCAACAGACCATACTTCTTG TTGGTACCAATGTTGGGGACATAGGTTTATGGGAAGTTGGTTCGAGGGAGCGGTTGGTTTTGAAGAACTTCAAAGTTTGGGATCTTAGTATATGTTCAATGCCACTGCAG GCAGCTTTAGTTAAAGATCCAGGCGTATCTGTTAATCGTGTGATTTGGAGCCCTGACGGTTCTTTATTTG GAGTTGCATACTCCAGGCACATTGTTCAAATATATTCTTATCATGGGAATGATGATGTACGGCAGCACCTGGAG ATTGATGCCCACATTGGTGGAGTAAATGACATAGCATTCTCCCATCCAAATAAGCAACCTTGTGTGATAACCTGTGGTGATGATAAGAGCATCAAG GTATGGGATGCTGCTACTGGTTTAAAGCAGTATACTTTTGAAGGTCATGAAGCTCCTGTTTATTCCGTCTGTCCCCACTATAAGGAAAACATTCAG TTTATCTTTTCAACAGCACTGGATGGAAAGATCAAAGCATGGCTGTACGACAACTTGGGATCTCGAGTTGATTATGATGCTCCTGGTCGCTGGTGCACAACAATGGCTTACAGTGCTGATGGTACTAG GCTCTTTTCGTGTGGGACAAGTAAAGATGGGGAATCATTTATTGTTGAATGGAATGAAAGCGAAGGGGCAGTTAAAAGGACCTATCAAGGATTCCGCAAACGTTCTCTGGGTGTTGTGCAATTTGATACAACCAAAAACCGGTTTTTGGCTGCTGGTGATGATTTCTCAATCAAATTCTGGGATATGGACAATGTTCAACTTTTGACAACTGTTGATGCTGATGGAGGCCTCCCA GCAAGCCCACGTATCCGCTTTAACAAGGATGGGACTCTGTTGGCTGTTTCTGCTAATGAGAATGGAATCAAGGTTTTAGCAAATACAGAAGGTATTAGGATGCTACGTACATTGGAAAATCCTTCTTATGATGCATCGAGAACATCTGAAGCTGTGGCGAAG CCGACAATAAACCCAATTTCAGCTGCTGCAGCAGCTGCTACTAGTGCTGGACTTGCGGACAGAGGTGTCTCTGTGGTTGCTATTGCTGGAATG AATGGGGATGTCCGGAACTTTGGGGACGTGAAACCTAGAATCGCAGAAGAATCCAATGACAAATCCAAGATCTGGAAGCTCACTGAAATCAATGAACCATCTCAATGCCGATCCTTGAGGCTTCCCGAAAACTTGAGAGTAACCAAG ATATCAAGGTTAATCTATACGAATTCAGGAAATGCTGTTCTAGCATTAGCATCAAATGCCATTCATCTGCTCTGGAAATGGCAGCGCAGTGATCGTAATTCTTCTGGAAAG GCAACTGCCAGTGTGTCACCTCAATTATGGCAACCACCAAGTGGAATTCTAATGACCAATGATGTTTCTGAAACTAGTCCTGAAGAGGCTGTGCCCTGCTTTGCTTTGTCCAAGAATGATTCGTATGTTATGTCAGCATCTGGAGGAAAAATCTCCTTGTTCAATATGATGACATTTAAG ACAATGACAACTTTCATGCCACCACCACCTGCGGCTACATTTCTTGCCTTCCATCCTCAAGATAACAACATTATTGCCATTGGCATGGATGATTCCACAATTCAGATATACAACGTTCGCGTAGATGAA GTTAAGAGCAAGTTAAAAGGACACTCGAAAAGAATAACTGGCCTTGCCTTTTCTCATGCACTGAATGTGCTAGTTTCATCTGGAGCGGATGCTCAG cTCTGTGTATGGAACTCTGATGGATGGGAAAAGCAGAAGGCTAGATACTTGCAGCTTCCTGCTGGAAGGGCTCCAGCACAATCAGACACACGTGTACAGTTCCATCAGGACCAGGCACATTTTCTGGTTGTACATGAAACTCAGCTTGCAATATACGAAACAACAAAACTAGATTGCGTAAAGCAG TGGGTCCCACGTGAATCTGCCCCCATCTCTTATGCGACATTCTCATGTGATAGCCAGTTGGTATATGCCAGCTTCTTAGATGCAACAGTCTGTGTGTTTAGTGCTGCAAATTTGAGACTACGATGTCGGATCAATCCTTCTTCTTATCTTCCTGCCAGCGTCAG